Within Amedibacterium intestinale, the genomic segment GATTTTGAAATCTTCCATGTGTTCAGAAATATGCCCCAGCGTATCACAGCCTTCATCATCATAATCTTTCGCATTCCAGGAAGCACCAACTCCCAATGAATCAACAACGATGGTAAATACTCTTTTATATTTTTTCATTTATGTTCCTCCTTTGCTTTTGGATGAAAAGAAGCATAAGCTTCTTTCAATCTTTTTGTCTGTACATGTGTATAAATCTGGGTGGTTGAGATATCACTGTGTCCTAAAAGTTCCTGCAGTGAACGCAAGTCTGCGCCGCCATCTAATAAATGGCTTGCAAAGCTGTGGCGAAAACTATGCGCAGATAATCTTTCATCCAGCCCTAATTCCTGCAGTTTTTGTTTTATTAGCGTATGCACATATTGTCTAGATACCATATGTCCACTTTTTGTTATAAAAACATAGGAATTTCGATTTTTTACCCATGAAGGACGTACAAATTCTAAATAAAGGGAAAGTGCTTTGACACTTCTTTGGTTCATAGGAACCATGCGCTCTTTGTCCCCTTTTCCAATTACTCTCAAATATCCTTGTTCCAGGTGTGTTTGATTTAAACGTAAAGAACATAATTCACTTACACGCAGACCGCAGCCATATAAGATTTCCAGCATGGCTTTATGAAACAAGTCATTATCACTGTTTGAAAAACTGTCCAAAAGTCTTTCTATATCAGCTGTATTAAAAAACGCAGGCAATTTTCTAGCAGTTTTGCGACTTTTGATATGCAATGTTGGATCATGTATAGCAGGATAGCTCATGGATATATAGCGATGAAACATTCGTAATGTTGTTATCATATGATTTATGCTTGTGTTTGTTTTGTTTTGCTGCTGCAAAGATAAAAACTCTTCAATTAACAAATCATCAATATCGTTCATTTCATCAACGTTTTTACTGTTCAGAAAACCCAGATACTGTTTCAGTTCACATCGATAGGATGAAACACTGGATAAAGCTTTATTTTCTACAACTTGAAGATAGTGCATATAATCTTCCAAAGCATCCTTAATCTGCATAAACTCACCTTTTTTATTATAACATACATGAAGATGTATTTGTATTAAAAAGCGTCTAAAAATCATTTCTGCAGATTGTAAAATCTACATCAATTTTTTAAAAAAACATTTGAAAATCCTATTCGATTTGTACTATAATTGAATCACTTCGTTTTTTTGGAGGTTAGAATGAGTACACTACAATCAGAAAATTTTACATTTAGTCAAATTATAAAGAGCAAGGCACAGGTTTGTGCCATTGAGGGATTAAGCGGATGTGCTAAAACTGAAGTTTATTTACAGCGTATCCATGCTTTATATGAAGAAGGAATACCATATTCACAAATGTTAAATATTGCTGGTTCTCGTTATAAAATCAAAAGCAATACGATTCGCTTTAAACAGAAGTGGAGTGAAGAGGAAAAATACCCTTCTTTTATTACCTTGTATAGTTTTTGTTATCAGCTTATTAAAAAGTACAATGCGCAGCATGATATAGAAACATGGAAAGCGTATAAAGACCTTGGTTCTATTGTTATGCGCCTTGTAAAAAAACATTTTAATTTAGATTTATCTTTTGAAGAATGTGAATGTATTATGAGCAAGATTGCTTTATCTAAAACAAGCATGATGAGTGAGAAAGAAATACAGGCAATTCGTATTCCAAATATAGATGTAGATTTTGCTTATTTGTTTAAACAGTATGAAAAAGAAAAAGAACGTTTGAAAATTTATGATTTTGAAGATTTGCTGGTACATGCATTTCAGCTTTTATCAACAACATCTTTGGCTTCGCTTTGTTCAAACATTCAATATATTCATGTAGATGATGCACAGGAACTCCCTTTTTTGGCGCATTTGATTTTGCATAGATTAGTGAACAATGAAAAACAGCTTCATTTATTTTATGATGAACACCAGCAATTGTCTTTGCGTCATGCAGCTGATTTGCAGCCGCTTCAGGCATTAGAATCAACCTATGCGTCTGTGGAGCGATTTGAATTAAAAACAAACTATCGAAATGCTCCTGCTATTTTGTCACTTGCTGAATCTTTTTATTTCCATAAAGATATGGAAGAAACACAGGAAATAGAAAAAGATGTTTGCTTTTATAAAGGATTTCAAACAGAAACAGAACTGTATGCCTATGCAGAAGAAAAAGCAAAAGCTTCTCAAGGGAAATGTCTGTTTTTAGCAAGAAACAAAGAGATGCTGCTTCCATTGATGGATTTATTTGTAAAGAATGAAATTAATTTTCAATGTCCATCGATCAAATACTTTTTCAAATATTCTTTTATTACCGATATGATGCACTTTTTTGATTTATTGACAGATCCTAGAAATCTTTTGGCATTTGAAGCTATTTCATCTAAATTGAATATAAAATGCAGCGAAAAAACATACCAGAGCATTGCGGAACAATTATCACAAAATGATGATTTTGATGTATATCAGGCGATTATGAATGCAAATGTAAAGGCTGAAATAAAAAATGGGATTCGTAAATATATTGAAAATTTCCGTATGATTCAAAATGCATCCAGTCTTGCTATGTTTCAGTTTGTTTTACAAAAGCTGGAATATCGACGTTTTTTGATTCAGGAAAATATTTCCTTATCACATCCTGCTATGGTTGCTTTCCAGGCATTGTGTGAACGTTATACAGATCCAAAAGATGTAACTACATGTCTGCGTACACTTGCTTCTGCAACCTATCCAGACACAGCACGTATTATCCTTGATAGTATTGATACTTGTGAAATAGAGGAATGTAGCGAAGTTTATGTAATGGATATGCAGCAGTCTTTGTTCCCTTTAACTGAAGAGGATACAGAAAGAAAAAGACTTTATCTGGCAATGATGAAGGCACAGGATCATTTGGAATTTTTATTTGCGAAACGTGTGGGAAATACAAGATTAAGACCATCATCTTTCCTTTTAGAACTTTTCAAGAAGCCTGAAAAAGAAAATGTAGCACCACAAAATGTTGAAAGACAAGCACCTGCACTTCCAAGAAGAGGACGTAAAATCATGCATGAATCTTTAGGAGAAGGAACAATTTTAAAATTAGATAATCATTTAGCTACGATTCGTTTTGCTAATCAGAATGAGCGTACATTAAACCTTACATTTTGTTTAAATAATGGATTAGCTAAATTATTATAAAATAACAATATGCAAAAAAGGCCTGTTTTCATAATTTCTTATGACAAACAGGTCTTTTTATCGTTTTATCATTTTTGGTGTTAAAACATGAAGGTTTGCTTTTCCATCTTTGCAGGCTTCAACCAAAACACTGATAGCTTCTTCTTTTGCTTCATCATATACAAACTGCATGCTTTTTGGTTCTAGCCGATGTCTTCGTAAAGCTTCGATGATATCACAGATTCTATTTGCACGATGCACCATATAAAACCTTCCTTTTTCCTGTAATACTTCACTGACTTTCTTACAAAGCTCATCTAAAGTAAGGTAGGTTTCATGACGAGCAGTAGCAAGTTCATAAGACAGATTGATATGACTATCTTCCTCAGTTTTGAAATAAGGAGGATTGCATATAACAACATCTACCTTTTCTAAGGACATATTTCGAACATCTCCACTTAAAATGATGGCATTTTCTATTCCTAAATGTTCCATATTATATCTCGCTAGTTTTGCGGCTTCATCCTGTATTTCTACCCCATACAGCATAGAAGGAGCATATTTTGCAGCTACCGCAAGCAATGCGCCATTATTTGTACCTATATCTAAAACACGCTCCCCTTTTTCTATTCTCATAAAATGTGCCAGCAAAGCAGTGTCCGTATTGATACGAAACATTCCTTTTTTCTGATATAAATAAACATCAGTTCCATTCACATAATCGTATGTATATTCTTTTTTCACAGCATGTACTCCTTTTTGTATTCATTATACAGGAATTTTACATGAGATTAAATAGTTTTATACATTCAATTACAAGGGTAGATTTCAAATAAGAGCCAATAAGCAAGATGATAAAACAAATCAAAATGTCATTTAATACACTGTTTGTTAATTTGCGAAAATCAAGCTTTTCTCTATTGCTTGTCGCATATATAAGATACATAGATAACTGAATGGCACTTGCTGATATTAAAAAAGTTGCCAGCAAATCAAAAAAGACCTGCGGAAACAAAGTCATAACAATACCAGCGATACCTTTTAAATGATACGTTACAACAAACAAGGCAGCTGAAAAACCAATCTGCAGCCCTTTGGTAAAGGCAACAAAACTAATGAGTGGAATACCAGCAATGCTTGTACCTAAAAAGAATATTAAAAGGATGAACAAAATACCTGAAAAAAATTCACTTACAAAATAATCGTACTTGCTTACATTAGAATCAATTGTAGTTAGAAAAGAAGATAAATATTGGGTATCACTAACATCAATATAGGAAGACATTATACTTCCAGCAATAATCCCACATCCAACAAGAATCCCTATATAGAGATATACGTTATGATACTTTTTTAGAAAACCATGATATGTTCTTTTTTTGTGCATATACTTCCTCCTCACTAGAGTATATGAAAAAAAAGAAGGATAACCTCCTTCTTTTCATCGTCATTTTTCATCCTTTTTTGCAGATGCCTGTGCTGCACAAATAAGATGAGCATCTGGCATTAATTTATTTAATTCTTCCAAAACTTTATAAATACTGTTTGTATCTTCGCTTTCTTCCTGGAAAATACTCATTTGATCAATGGTTTTATCAGCACTGTATAAGGAACCTAAGGAAATTCCTAAATGTCGTATGGGAAGACCATTATAATGCTTGTCAAACAGCAGCATGGCAGTTTCCATTAAAATCGATTCTTCATTGGTATATTCATGTATCGTTTGACTTCGTACCATATTGGTAAAATCGAAATAACGAATGGATACAGATATCAAAGAACCCTTTATATGATCTTCTTTTGCTCTTCTGCTTAAAGATTTTGCAAGTCTATAAAAAACAGTTTTGATTTCATCATAATCGCTTACATCACTATCCAGTGTTGTTGATTGAGAAATAGACTGCACACTGGAATTATAAGATAAAGCAGAATTTCCATTTCCTCTGGCATTTTGTATGCTTGTATAGGCATGTTTTCCTAAAAGTGTTAAGATCTTAGATTCATTGTCTGGATTTGCGAAATCTCCAATGGTAGAAATGCCATTAGCTTCCAGAATAGAAACACTTTTTTTACCAATGCCCCATAAGTCTCCAATAGGCAAAGGCCATAATTTTTTGGCAATTTCCTGTTTTCGTAAAATGGTAATACCCATTGGTTTTCGCATATCGCTGGCCATTTTTGCTAGAAATTTATTTGGTGCTACACCAATGCTGCATGGAAGTTTTAAATCTTCATAAATTCCTTTTTGAAGAATCCATGCCAGATCCATAGGACGTTTATATTTCTTGATAACCTCTGTTACATCCATATAGGCTTCATCTATGCTGGCAGGTTCTACAAAAGGGGTGAATTTTCGTAAATATTGAAAGAAGCGTTTGCTTAATTCTTCATACCAGCTGTAATCCCCTTGAACAACTACAAGGTCAGGACATTTTTCCAATGCCATCATTAAAGGCATTGCACTGTTTACTCCATATTTCCTTGCCTCATAGCTTGCGGTAGAAACAACACTTCTTCTATGTAAGCCAGCCACAACAACTGGCTGCCCTTCCAATGCAGAGTTTTTTAAGATTTCTGCACTTGCAAAAAAGGAGTTTAAATCTACATGAAAAATCACTCGTCCTGCCATATCATCACCCTCGTAAGAGGTATTATACAGTGTTTTGTTTAGAAATTCTAGCGATACATCTGCATTCTTACATTTTTATTTTTTAATCGATGTTCTAAGCGCAGTTTATCAGAAATCATCGCAATAAATTCAGAATTTGTAGGTTTAGCTTTGCTGGCGGATATTGTATATCCAAAGATATCATCGATAGCATCAATATTTCCTCTGTTCCATGCTACTTCAATTGCATGTCGAATAGCTCTTTCAACACGAGAGGCACTTGTACTATATCTTTTCGCTATTTCGGGATATAAAACTTTTGTAATCTGTCCTAAAAAATCAACATTCAAATACGTTTCTAATATTGCAGTTCGTAAATACATATACCCCTTAATATGAGCTGGAATTCCAATTTCATGTAATAGTTCTGTAATTTCGCTTTCCAGTTCTAATTTCGCAAGTCTTTCTTTTTCATCCTCATTTAAATTCATATCCATCAGCATCTGCTTTTTACTTGCTTTCGCATAACCGCAAATATTATCCAGTTTATCAATCATGGTTTCAATCTCAAATGGTTTCATTAAAATATAGTCAATTTTGTAATCCTGAATTGACGATATAATAATTTCGTTGATAAATGGCGTTGTACATAAAATATGATCAGCCTCTATTCTGTTTTCTTTCATTTCTTTCAATACAGAAACACCATCTTTTTTTGGCATAATTAAATCTAGAATTAAAACATCAACATGCTTGCCTGCTAATTCCCTTATGCATTGTTCCCCATTCCCTGCACTGCCAATTACCTCATATGTATCATTCTTGTAAAACTTTTCCTTCATACAGTGGATCATATCAATATTATCATCCACTATATACACACTCATCTTTTCCTTCATTATTTTCTTCTCCTTTACGATTTCAAATTATACGAATGTGTCCTGGAAAAATTTCACTTAATTTGTCGAATATTTTCAAAAAGATAAAAAATTCTATGAAAAATCTAAAAAAGAGTAAGCGATTTCTTTCTTTTTGTCGATTTGTGTCCTTTTTAAAGTAATCTTTAGATATAACAAGAATAAAAAAGAAACTTAAGTAAAGATCAAATAATCAAAAGGATAGTTTTTAAGTCACATAAAAGTTTATCTAATTAAGATAGATGAAGTTATTTATACTATGTTAAAATCATTAAAAAGTGAGGGATATTTATGAAACATTTCTTAAAATCACATTTTATATTTTGTATAATATTACTCCTATCTTTTGTAGGGTTTTATTATATTACGCGTTTTTATATACATAGTGAATTCACACATGAACTTTCTTATGAAACTTTTGTAAATCATGTTCAAAATGGAACATTCAATTTATGGATCACTACCGTCATCTTGCCATTTATTATATATATTATCTCTTATGGTTATCATCATTGGTATTTATCTGTAAACAAAACCTTTCCTCCTGAAAGAAAGCCTTTGCTTATATCCTTTTCTGAGGAAATGGAAGTGAACAAAGATATAAAGCTTTTCTTATTTCTCATTGTTTTTATCCTATTATGGTCTATATTTCTATACTTTCTTTTCTCTGTTAATATAGTACTAGCAATTCTATTACTGCCTGTTCTTCTTCAATTTGTTCAAGTTATATATCATTGGATTGTTCATCGCCTTTCTTTTATATATTCTATAAAGCATGTAAAAAGTATTATACATCTTCTGCTTATTTCTTTGTTTTGGGGCACTTTACTTTTTTATTCTATAGATCAATTGCTTTTACTTTTTATTTCAATATACTTATATTTTTTGCCTTTTCTTTGGATTCCATTTCATTATTGTCTTGCGATGAAAACTGGAAAATACATGGTTTTACTTGAAAATGCATTTAACAAAAAAGTAAGACATAAAACATAGTACATTCTATTTATAGAGGTTAAACATACTATACTATGTTAAAAGGAACTATTACGGGCTATGAAAATAACAAATCGTAAGTTAGTTCCTTTTTTATTAGATTATTTTATTTTGTATTTTACTGTTTCGTATTTTCCAGCATCCAGTCGATATATACACCATATCCTTTCATAGGATCACTTGAGATAACATGTGTAACTGCACCTATCAGCTTTCCATTTTGTACGATTGGAGAACCACTCATTCCCTGTACGATACCATTTGTTTTCTGTTTTAACCTTTCATCTTCAATACGAAATTCGATTCCTTTTATGTCGCTTTCCTTTTGTGAATGCAGTTTTGTGATTTCAATTTTAAAAGGTTCTACTGTATTACCATCAATAACCGTATAAAAATATGCCTCTCCTAATACAATTTCTTCTTTCGATGCGCAAGGAATCAAGGAATGCTCCTTGTTGCCAAAGTAATTTCCATAAATACCTATAGGCGTATTTGTATTTACATCTCCAATTTGTTTTGTATAGTCGATAGCTGCATGTTTTTGCCCTGGTACATCTTTTTGTGCTTTTTGTATAGAAGTTACTCTAGAATCATAAATAGAACCGGATTGAATTGGCGCAATCTTTTTTAAGTCTGCATCTGTTATTTCATGTCCCAACGCACCATATTTCATTGTGCCTGGATCAATATAGGTAAGTGTACCAACTCCCGTAATACTATCTTTTACATACAATCCGCTTTGAAAGTTATTCTTTTTTTCATCATAAACCGTTACTAACTGTTTATCTATGATTTTATCATTTCTTTTAATTTTTACATCGACTGTATTTTCTGTATTTTGTAAAGAGGAAAGTATGGCATATAACTGTTCCAAATTAGAAATAACTTCTCCTTTGCATTGAATGATGACATCTCCAAGCAAAAAAGTTGACGATGGATCGTATGTTTTTCCATTTGCCTGAAAGGAATATGTTCCTGTAATCATCACTCCATCATATTCTGCTTTTATTCCTATGCTGTCTCCACCTAAATAAACTTCTTGTGCCGCATAAACTGACTGCGGTGTTATAAACAGGAAGAAAAAACATAAGAGAAAAGAAAAAAGTTTTCTAGACAAAGTATCACCTCCTGATTACTAGTGTGTCTCAGAAAGCATACTTCATGAAGAAAACTTATATATATTATGATTCAATTTGTGCTTTTTCCAAAAGTTCCCTGGCCGCTTCTAAAGCAGAGGTGCTGGAAGAATTGCTGGAAATCCAAGCTAAATGTTCGATTCTTTCTTTTTCTTCAAGTTCATGAATCGATGTCGTTGTAGAGGCATCATCCTGATGTTTTTCTACAATATAGTGCTGATGAGCACAAGCCGCAACAGCTGCAAGATGTGTTACACAAAATACTTGTACCTGTTTTGAAAGCTCCTGCATTTTCTTTCCAATTGAAAAGGCAACACTGCCGCTTACTCCTGTATCAATTTCATCAAAGATAATGGTTTCGATTCCCTGAAGACGAGTAAATACACATTTTAATCCAAGCATAAATCGGGATAGTTCTCCGCCACTGGCAGTCATAGATAAACTTTTTAAGCGCTCTCCTCGATTCATAGAAATCAAAAATTCTACTTTATCATAGCCAGCTGCATTTCCCTGTGTTTCTTCGATAGATACTTTAAACTGTGCATTTGGAAGCTGAAGATCGTGAAGCTGTGCAAGTATGCTTTCTTCTAGTTTTTTACTTACACAAATACGCTGTTTATGCACTTCATCTGCAATGCTTTTGTATTCATTCCATGCTTTTGCTTTTTTCTTTTCTTCTCTTTCAAGAAACTCCTGTCGATGCAAAATGGAATCAATATGTGATTGCAGTTCCTCTTTTTTTCGCATGAGTGCATCATAACTTCCTCCATATTTTCGATAAAGTTTATGAAGCTGATAAATTCGATCCTGCATCATAGCAAAATTTTCTTCATCATATTCCATGCTGTCCACATAATTTTTTAATCGATCCCGGATATCATCTAAACGATAATATACATCCGTTACTTCATTTTGAATCTCTTCAAAAAAAGAATCTTCATTAAGTGTACCGATTTGTCTTGATACTTCATACAACTGATTGGAAATTCCTTCATCTGCCTCCAGCAACTCTACGCAATTTTGAACAGTAGAGCATATTTTTTCATAGGATTGAAGCTTTTTCTGCTGCAATTCTAATTCTTCTAATTCATTTTCTTTACAGTTTGCATCTTCGATCTCGTTTAGCTGATATGTTAAAAATTCCAAATCGTCTTCATTGTAGTCTTCACGAAGCATTTCTTCCATGTAGTCGACAATACTTTTATAGTTTTGATAAGCATTTTTGCAGCGTTCCAGCAATGTCTTGTCTACACCGAATTTATCAAGTAAAGATAAGTGATATTTGGAGTGTAAAAGGTATTGTGTATCATGCTGCGAGTGAATATCGATAAGAGAAGAAAATACTTGTTTCAAAAAAGAAACGGTCGATAAGCGATGATTGATGCGCACATTGCTTTTCCCATCAGCACTTATTTCTCTTGTTACAATAACCAGCTGATCTTCTAATTCAAATCCGCCTTCTTCAAGAATTCTAGAAGCTTCATGATTGCAGGGAATTTCAAATACCCCCTCAATGATAGCCTTCTTTTTCCCTTCTTTTACCATTCCAGCACTGACACGATCTCCTTTTAATACTCCAATCGCATCCATAAGCAAAGATTTCCCTGCACCGGTTTCTCCGGTAAAAGCAGACATATGTTCACTAAAATCCAATTGTACTTCATCTAATAAAATAAAGTCTTTTACATAGATTTGTTTTAACATGAACTCACCTCCTAACGTTTTACTACATAATCTTTTACGATTTGTTTATAAGAAAATACACAATGACATGGATTTTCTACAATATGCATGACAAATTCTTTATTTCCATCTCTTCCTAGTATACTGCTGGCACATAAATGTTTTACATAAAGTCCGGCATCTTCAACAAAAGAAACAATATCTTTTAATACCTGTATATGTACCTTCTCATCTTTTACGACTCCATTTTTCCCAATGTTTTTCTTTCCTGCTTCAAATTGCGGCTTGATTAATACAACCAGTTCTTTTTTTGACATTATGGAAAACAGTGCAGGAAGAATAAGTTTAATAGAAATAAAAGATACATCCATGCATGCAAAATCAATGGGACGATCAAACATTTCTTTTGTTAAATAACGACAATTTACACCTTCCATGCAGCAAACTCTACTGTCTTCTCTTAAACGAGGCAGCAGCTGGTCTTTTCCAACATCAACGGCATATACAAAATCTGCACCTTCTTTTAAACAGACATCGCTAAAACCACCAGTACTGGCACCGACATCAATAACGGTTCTATGTTTTAAGGAAATCTCAAATGGTTCTAAAACATCATAAAGCTTAAATCCGGCACGACTTGCGAAAGCAATATCTTCCTGCTCTACATGAATTTCCATATCTTCATTTACTGGATAGCTGTTTTTCTGAATTGCTTTTCCATTTACTTTCACAAGTCCTTTTTGAATCGCGTCCTGTGCCTTGCTGCGTGTTTCAAAATATTTTTTCTCTACAAGAAATGCATCTAATCGCATAGTTAAACTCCTATAAATAACTGGAAATGATATCAAATAAAGAATTGATATCCAGTCGTTCTAATTTTCTTAACTGTGATATACTTCCATGTTCTACAAAATGATCTTCAATTCCTAAACGAACAAAATGACGAGTATATCCATGATCATTGGCATATTCTAAAATAGAACTGCTTAATCCACCCGCAAGCATATCAGTTTCATAAAGTAAAATAGGAAGTTCCATCTGACATAGACGCTCCAGCATATCCCCATCCAGCGGTTTAAAGAAACGAGCATTGACAACGGTAATTGGCATTTGATTTACCTGTGCTTTTGAAATGATTTTATCTACACAATCACCATACGTAATGATGATTAAACGGCTATGTTCATCGAATGACCAGCTTGTCCATGTTCCAGGTTCAATATATGTATATTCTTTTGCTTTTTCAAAAGGAACATTTCCTCTAGGATAACGTATTGCATATGGGTGTTCCTTCTGCTGAAATGCAGAATACAGCAGATTTTGCGCTTCTTTCGCATCTTTAGGCTGAGAAAGTATCATATTAGGAATATGACGAAGCATCGCAATATCAAAGACGCCATGATGGGTTTCTCCATCTTCCCCAACAAGGCCACAGCGATCAATTCCAATCACAACCGGCAAGTTCATACGTGCAACATCATGGTTTATTTGATCGTAGGCACGCTGCAAGAAAGAGGAATATACAGAAATAAAAGGACGTTTGCCACTGACAGCCAAACCTGCCGCAAAAGTCATTGCATGCTCTTCCGCAATTCCACAATCAAAGCTTCGCTCTGGATATTTATCAAAAAAGTTTTGCAGTTTACTGCCACTTTTCATAGCTGGTGTAATCGCAACGATATCTTTATTTTTTGCCGCAAGACTTGTAAGTGTACTGCTCATAACTTCACTCCATGAAGCATGTCCCATTGGCATTTGCGATAAAGATTTACCAGTTCTTACATCAAAAGGAGATACTCCATGCCAGCTTCCCGTTTTATCCTCTTCCGCATAGGAATATCCTTTCCCTTTTTTGGTCAGTACATGGACAACGACCGGCCCATCATTTTCACTTGCAAGCTTTAAAACACGAATCAAAGAAGGAAGATTATGCCCATCAATTGGTCCGATATAATC encodes:
- the spoIVB gene encoding SpoIVB peptidase — its product is MSRKLFSFLLCFFFLFITPQSVYAAQEVYLGGDSIGIKAEYDGVMITGTYSFQANGKTYDPSSTFLLGDVIIQCKGEVISNLEQLYAILSSLQNTENTVDVKIKRNDKIIDKQLVTVYDEKKNNFQSGLYVKDSITGVGTLTYIDPGTMKYGALGHEITDADLKKIAPIQSGSIYDSRVTSIQKAQKDVPGQKHAAIDYTKQIGDVNTNTPIGIYGNYFGNKEHSLIPCASKEEIVLGEAYFYTVIDGNTVEPFKIEITKLHSQKESDIKGIEFRIEDERLKQKTNGIVQGMSGSPIVQNGKLIGAVTHVISSDPMKGYGVYIDWMLENTKQ
- the recN gene encoding DNA repair protein RecN → MLKQIYVKDFILLDEVQLDFSEHMSAFTGETGAGKSLLMDAIGVLKGDRVSAGMVKEGKKKAIIEGVFEIPCNHEASRILEEGGFELEDQLVIVTREISADGKSNVRINHRLSTVSFLKQVFSSLIDIHSQHDTQYLLHSKYHLSLLDKFGVDKTLLERCKNAYQNYKSIVDYMEEMLREDYNEDDLEFLTYQLNEIEDANCKENELEELELQQKKLQSYEKICSTVQNCVELLEADEGISNQLYEVSRQIGTLNEDSFFEEIQNEVTDVYYRLDDIRDRLKNYVDSMEYDEENFAMMQDRIYQLHKLYRKYGGSYDALMRKKEELQSHIDSILHRQEFLEREEKKKAKAWNEYKSIADEVHKQRICVSKKLEESILAQLHDLQLPNAQFKVSIEETQGNAAGYDKVEFLISMNRGERLKSLSMTASGGELSRFMLGLKCVFTRLQGIETIIFDEIDTGVSGSVAFSIGKKMQELSKQVQVFCVTHLAAVAACAHQHYIVEKHQDDASTTTSIHELEEKERIEHLAWISSNSSSTSALEAARELLEKAQIES
- a CDS encoding UvrD-helicase domain-containing protein, which encodes MSTLQSENFTFSQIIKSKAQVCAIEGLSGCAKTEVYLQRIHALYEEGIPYSQMLNIAGSRYKIKSNTIRFKQKWSEEEKYPSFITLYSFCYQLIKKYNAQHDIETWKAYKDLGSIVMRLVKKHFNLDLSFEECECIMSKIALSKTSMMSEKEIQAIRIPNIDVDFAYLFKQYEKEKERLKIYDFEDLLVHAFQLLSTTSLASLCSNIQYIHVDDAQELPFLAHLILHRLVNNEKQLHLFYDEHQQLSLRHAADLQPLQALESTYASVERFELKTNYRNAPAILSLAESFYFHKDMEETQEIEKDVCFYKGFQTETELYAYAEEKAKASQGKCLFLARNKEMLLPLMDLFVKNEINFQCPSIKYFFKYSFITDMMHFFDLLTDPRNLLAFEAISSKLNIKCSEKTYQSIAEQLSQNDDFDVYQAIMNANVKAEIKNGIRKYIENFRMIQNASSLAMFQFVLQKLEYRRFLIQENISLSHPAMVAFQALCERYTDPKDVTTCLRTLASATYPDTARIILDSIDTCEIEECSEVYVMDMQQSLFPLTEEDTERKRLYLAMMKAQDHLEFLFAKRVGNTRLRPSSFLLELFKKPEKENVAPQNVERQAPALPRRGRKIMHESLGEGTILKLDNHLATIRFANQNERTLNLTFCLNNGLAKLL
- a CDS encoding tRNA1(Val) (adenine(37)-N6)-methyltransferase — protein: MKKEYTYDYVNGTDVYLYQKKGMFRINTDTALLAHFMRIEKGERVLDIGTNNGALLAVAAKYAPSMLYGVEIQDEAAKLARYNMEHLGIENAIILSGDVRNMSLEKVDVVICNPPYFKTEEDSHINLSYELATARHETYLTLDELCKKVSEVLQEKGRFYMVHRANRICDIIEALRRHRLEPKSMQFVYDEAKEEAISVLVEACKDGKANLHVLTPKMIKR
- the dinB gene encoding DNA polymerase IV; this translates as MAGRVIFHVDLNSFFASAEILKNSALEGQPVVVAGLHRRSVVSTASYEARKYGVNSAMPLMMALEKCPDLVVVQGDYSWYEELSKRFFQYLRKFTPFVEPASIDEAYMDVTEVIKKYKRPMDLAWILQKGIYEDLKLPCSIGVAPNKFLAKMASDMRKPMGITILRKQEIAKKLWPLPIGDLWGIGKKSVSILEANGISTIGDFANPDNESKILTLLGKHAYTSIQNARGNGNSALSYNSSVQSISQSTTLDSDVSDYDEIKTVFYRLAKSLSRRAKEDHIKGSLISVSIRYFDFTNMVRSQTIHEYTNEESILMETAMLLFDKHYNGLPIRHLGISLGSLYSADKTIDQMSIFQEESEDTNSIYKVLEELNKLMPDAHLICAAQASAKKDEK
- the spo0A gene encoding sporulation transcription factor Spo0A: MKEKMSVYIVDDNIDMIHCMKEKFYKNDTYEVIGSAGNGEQCIRELAGKHVDVLILDLIMPKKDGVSVLKEMKENRIEADHILCTTPFINEIIISSIQDYKIDYILMKPFEIETMIDKLDNICGYAKASKKQMLMDMNLNEDEKERLAKLELESEITELLHEIGIPAHIKGYMYLRTAILETYLNVDFLGQITKVLYPEIAKRYSTSASRVERAIRHAIEVAWNRGNIDAIDDIFGYTISASKAKPTNSEFIAMISDKLRLEHRLKNKNVRMQMYR
- a CDS encoding stage II sporulation protein M; the encoded protein is MHKKRTYHGFLKKYHNVYLYIGILVGCGIIAGSIMSSYIDVSDTQYLSSFLTTIDSNVSKYDYFVSEFFSGILFILLIFFLGTSIAGIPLISFVAFTKGLQIGFSAALFVVTYHLKGIAGIVMTLFPQVFFDLLATFLISASAIQLSMYLIYATSNREKLDFRKLTNSVLNDILICFIILLIGSYLKSTLVIECIKLFNLM
- a CDS encoding tyrosine recombinase encodes the protein MQIKDALEDYMHYLQVVENKALSSVSSYRCELKQYLGFLNSKNVDEMNDIDDLLIEEFLSLQQQNKTNTSINHMITTLRMFHRYISMSYPAIHDPTLHIKSRKTARKLPAFFNTADIERLLDSFSNSDNDLFHKAMLEILYGCGLRVSELCSLRLNQTHLEQGYLRVIGKGDKERMVPMNQRSVKALSLYLEFVRPSWVKNRNSYVFITKSGHMVSRQYVHTLIKQKLQELGLDERLSAHSFRHSFASHLLDGGADLRSLQELLGHSDISTTQIYTHVQTKRLKEAYASFHPKAKEEHK